Proteins from one Coregonus clupeaformis isolate EN_2021a chromosome 29, ASM2061545v1, whole genome shotgun sequence genomic window:
- the gabarapl2 gene encoding gamma-aminobutyric acid receptor-associated protein-like 2 translates to MKWMFKEDHSLEHRCVESAKIRNKYPDRVPVIVEKVSGSQIVDIDKRKYLVPSDITVAQFMWIIRKRIQLSSEKAIFLFVDKTVPQSSLTMGQLYEKERDEDGFLYMAYSGENTFGF, encoded by the exons ATGAAATGGATGTTTAAAGAGGATCATTCCCTCG AACACCGATGTGTGGAGTCTGCCAAAATACGCAACAAATATCCTGACAGGGTGCCG GTGATAGTGGAGAAAGTGTCTGGCTCACAGATAGTGGACATCGACAAGAGAAAATACTTGGTCCCTTCTGACATTACAGTGGCCCAGTTCATGTGGATCATCAGGAAGCGCATCCAGCTGTCCTCGGAGAAAGCTATCTTTCTCTTTGTTGACAAAACTGTTCCCCAGTCCAG TCTGACAATGGGACAGCtatatgagaaagagagagacgaggaTGGCTTTCTGTACATGGCGTACAGTGGCGAAAACACATTTGGTTTCTAG
- the LOC121576711 gene encoding dynein light chain Tctex-type 3-like, with the protein MEEYNSGEEVSFNTDEASVSVKECIEGIIGGIDYNQNKGNQWTASIVEHSLTQLVKQGRLFKFIVNCVIMQKSGAGLHTANSCYWDTATDGSCTVRWENRTMYCVASVFAVAVTC; encoded by the exons ATGGAGGAGTACAATTCCGGAGAGGAG GTGTCTTTCAACACAGATGAGGCCAGTGTCTCTGTTAAAGAGTGTATCGAAGGTATCATTGGAGGAATAGACTACAACCAGAACAAAGGGAACCAATGGACTGCCAGCATCGTGGAGCACTCTCTCACCCAGTTGGTCAAACAAGGGAGACTATTCAAGTTCATAGTGAACTGTGTCATCATGCAGAAGAGTGGTGCTGGTCTCCACACCGCCAACTCCTGCTACTGGGACACTGCTACTGATGGAAGCTGCACAGTCAGGTGGGAGAACCGCACCATGTACTGTGTGGCAAGTGTTTTCGCTGTGGCCGTGACCTGTTAA